The following nucleotide sequence is from Bacteroidales bacterium.
GATTCAAATGTAAGATATTCCAATGCGCTTTAAATCCACTTTCGTCAATCGTTCTACTATCAGGCAAAAAGACACCATTAAAACTCGGATTGGTCCATTCAGATTCCAATTGTAAATCCGTCACTTTACCAACAGGAACAAAACGAAGTGCTTGGCTGCCTTTTAAATACAAAGTAAACGAAAAATCAAACGAAGATTCTTTATTCAAATCAATATTAATTTCTGCATTAATCCCGCTTTGCATAATATCGTGAGTAACAGTCCCCGGATTAAATAAAATAGTTTCGCTATTCCATTTCATATCTATTTGCTTTTCAATCCCTCGCAAATCATTTATTCCAATAGAAACAAATGCTTTATCAAACTGAATGTCATTCAAAGGTATATCCAAAGCCTTAAAATCCAAGGTGTTAAACCTTCCTGAAAAATTTATTTCTGAATTGTACACAACAACTTCATAAATACCTCTGTATCTTTTCTCGGGCTGAATAAATCCATCAATTTTTAAAATATCCGGTAAAAAATGGATATACTCTTTAAATTGAATAATCTTTTCTGTAGAATCCCTTTCAGAAAATTGTTTAACATAACGAGTATAAGGGACGGACAATATAGGTCCTGTTAATGTTTGTGCATTTCCCCATTTAGAGCTAACCTCCACAACAGCCTCTTTTTGTGTGTTCTCTCTCTCATAAATTAGATTCCCAATCATTGATGTTGGTATCAACAAAAGCAATGCAATAAAACCTATTAATAAAGTTTTTAATAATAAATTGTTTTTTAACTTACTCATGATTTTCTTTTATGTTGATTTCAATCATTTTAATTGAGTCTATACCTACTAAGGAATATCATCTACTTTGATTGAAATTATTCCTTATTTAATGAAATTGTTTAAAGTTAAAACTCTTTTTATACAGGCATAAAGATAAACATATTAGCTACCTAATTGAAAGAACTCCCCCATTTTTATTATCAGACTATAATAATAAATTATACGATTCATATTAAATCATAAATATTTCGTATATTTGACAACTATTCGTAAACATATTAATAATGTCAAATAATAACCAAAATATAAAATATCAACATATTCTTAGCGCAGGAAAAGAGTTATTCTGGAAGCATGGGATAAGGCGTGTATCGGTAGAAGAAATCTGCTCCCATGCAAAAGTTAGCAAAATGACTTTTTATAAATTTTTTAAGAACAAGCGCGAACTATCTC
It contains:
- the creD gene encoding cell envelope integrity protein CreD, which produces MSKLKNNLLLKTLLIGFIALLLLIPTSMIGNLIYERENTQKEAVVEVSSKWGNAQTLTGPILSVPYTRYVKQFSERDSTEKIIQFKEYIHFLPDILKIDGFIQPEKRYRGIYEVVVYNSEINFSGRFNTLDFKALDIPLNDIQFDKAFVSIGINDLRGIEKQIDMKWNSETILFNPGTVTHDIMQSGINAEINIDLNKESSFDFSFTLYLKGSQALRFVPVGKVTDLQLESEWTNPSFNGVFLPDSRTIDESGFKAHWNILHLNRNFPQVWVGNQYSVKDSDFGVDLLLPVDNYQKSTRTIKYAILFIALTFMVFFFVEIMNKKFIHPVQYILVGFSLIIFFSLLLALSEYMKFNYAFILSAFSTLLLITAYVKAILKSNNLTFLISGILFILYSFIFVIIQLQDYALLIGSIGLFVILAIVMYFSRKIDWYNIDMGESD